The following proteins are encoded in a genomic region of Glycine max cultivar Williams 82 chromosome 18, Glycine_max_v4.0, whole genome shotgun sequence:
- the LOC100799343 gene encoding laccase-7, which translates to MKLSVFWFAWAFALLVSMASAATVEHTFIVQNKAVTRLCKERVIVTVNGLYPGPRIDVREGDAVIVHVINKSPYNITIHWHGVFQLFSAWADGPEYITQCNIRPQKSYTYKFNVIQQEGTLWWHAHSGVLRATVHGAFIIHPRSGLFPFPKPYKQVPIILGDWYDGNVVDIYQQVLLLGDVRPSAAYTINGLPGDLYNCSRNQMFKLKVRPGKTYLLRMINAAFNNNLFVKIANHSFTVVAMDASYIEPYATDIITIAPGQSADVLFKANQPIGSYYMAASPYVVGQPEVLFDTTTTRGIVVYEGYKTSSKNYSKPIVPILPHFNDTPIAHKFFSNITSLMGAPHWVPVPLEVDEHMFITININLERCPKNGTCQGVFGQKFSASMNNESFVHPVGKGYSMLEASFYNVSGVYTTDFPDKPPIIFDFTDPKIALDTKYLFTPPKSTKVKKLKFNSTVEVVFQNTQIMNAQSHPMHLHGFSFHVLAQDFGNFDYTKDKHKFNLVNPIFRNTIAVPAGGWAVIRFQANNPGMWFVHCHVDDHQLWGLDMVFEVENGPTPSTSLPPPPADLPKC; encoded by the exons GTTCAAAACAAGGCTGTCACACGCTTGTGCAAAGAGCGAGTGATTGTCACAGTTAATGGACTTTATCCTGGACCAAGGATAGATGTCAGAGAAGGGGACGCTGTGATTGTTCACGTAATCAACAAGTCACCCTACAATATCACTATTCATTG GCATGGAGTATTCCAGCTCTTTAGTGCATGGGCAGATGGTCCTGAATATATAACCCAATGCAATATTCGTCCCCAAAAGAGTTACACTTATAAATTCAATGTGATACAACAAGAAGGGACATTGTGGTGGCATGCACACTCAGGAGTTTTACGTGCCACGGTTCATGGTGCTTTTATCATTCACCCTCGTTCGGGTCTGTTTCCTTTTCCTAAACCCTACAAGCAAGTACCAATAATATTAG gTGATTGGTATGACGGTAATGTTGTGGATATTTATCAGCAAGTACTGCTTCTCGGGGATGTAAGACCATCTGCTGCCTACACCATCAATGGTTTGCCTGGTGATCTCTACAATTGCTCTAGAAATC AGATGTTCAAGCTAAAGGTAAGGCCAGGGAAGACCTACTTGCTAAGAATGATCAACGCTGCATTCAATAATAACCTTTTCGTCAAGATAGCCAACCACAGCTTCACAGTCGTTGCCATGGACGCTTCCTACATCGAACCCTATGCAACCGACATCATCACCATTGCCCCTGGCCAAAGTGCTGACGTGCTCTTCAAAGCCAACCAACCCATAGGCTCATATTACATGGCAGCCTCTCCTTACGTTGTGGGCCAGCCAGAAGTGCTATTCGACACCACGACAACTCGCGGCATTGTCGTTTACGAAGGCTACAAGACATcatcaaaaaattattcaaagccCATTGTGCCAATACTCCCACACTTCAACGACACCCCAATTGCTCACAAATTTTTTAGCAACATCACGAGCTTGATGGGGGCCCCACATTGGGTCCCGGTCCCACTTGAGGTGGATGAGCACATGTTCATCACCATTAACATAAACCTTGAAAGGTGTCCCAAGAATGGCACGTGTCAAGGTGTGTTTGGACAGAAATTCTCCGCAAGCATGAACAACGAATCATTTGTGCACCCCGTTGGAAAAGGATACTCTATGTTGGAAGCATCGTTTTACAATGTGAGTGGTGTGTATACTACTGATTTCCCTGACAAGCCTCCAATCATATTCGATTTCACGGACCCCAAAATTGCTTTGGATACCAAGTATTTGTTTACGCCGCCAAAATCGACCAAGGTGAAGAAACTCAAGTTCAATTCCACCGTGGAGGTTGTGTTTCAAAATACCCAAATTATGAACGCGCAAAGCCACCCCATGCACCTTCATGGTTTTAGTTTCCATGTTTTGGCTCAAGATTTTGGGAATTTCGATTACACCAAAGATAAACACAAGTTTAATTTGGTGAACCCAATATTTCGCAACACGATTGCTGTGCCAGCGGGAGGATGGGCTGTTATCAGATTCCAAGCAAACAATCCAG GGATGTGGTTTGTGCATTGCCATGTGGATGATCATCAGCTATGGGGACTAGACATGGTTTTCGAGGTTGAAAATGGACCAACTCCTTCAACTTCTCTACCTCCACCACCTGCTGATCTACCTAAATGTTAG
- the LOC102659495 gene encoding uncharacterized protein, translating into MRSCKDKISDEQVVDKILRTLPPRLDRVAIVIEESRNLDIMEIEELQHSLEAHEMRINERRSNQEQALQARSTYKGKGKGLWKGNKSCSNQKHQDQGSNAGSESSKGKKNDLSQKRNDSSIGSKEWKFDKRKVRCHNYQKLGHYARECWQGEDAKNKPNNQANLAQDEGSDSEVVMLMATTSNESSNDISWYLDSGCSTHMTGRKEWFIRFDDSSKSKVHFADDNSLTVEGIGRVAFRDTNGKETIIEEVLYVFGLKTNLLSLGQLLQKGFVMTMEDNCLKVFDRNQKLVIQANLSQNRTFQIGMNILKHQCFATSKNKEE; encoded by the coding sequence ATGAGGTCATGTAAAGACAAGATCTCCGATGAACAAGTGGTAGACAAGATCTTGAGGACTTTACCACCACGATTAGATCGTGTGGCTATTGTAATTGAAGAGTCAAGGAACTTAGACATCATGGAGATTGAAGAATTGCAACACTCTCTTGAGGCACATGAAATGAGGATCAATGAGAGAAGATCCAATCAAGAACAGGCACTTCAGGCACGATCCACttacaaaggaaaaggaaaaggactATGGAAAGGAAATAAGTCATGCAGCAATCAGAAACACCAAGATCAAGGATCTAATGCAGGTAGTGAATCctctaaaggaaagaaaaatgatCTATCACAAAAGCGAAATGATAGCTCCATTGGCAGCAAGGAATGGAAGTTTGACAAGAGGAAAGTGAGATGTCACAACTATCAAAAGCTTGGTCATTATGCACGGGAATGCTGGCAAGGAGAGGACGCTAAGAATAAGCCTAATAATCAGGCAAACTTGGCACAAGATGAAGGATCAGATTCTGAGGTTGTAATGCTTATGGCAACCACAAGCAATGAATCCTCCAATGACATTTCTTGGTACTTGGATTCTGGCTGTTCCACTCATATGACAGGGAGAAAGGAATGGTTCATCCGTTTCGATGACTCATCAAAGAGCAAAGTTCATTTTGCAGATGATAACAGCCTCACTGTAGAAGGCATTGGTAGAGTGGCTTTCAGAGACACAAATGGAAAAGAAACAATCATTGAGGAGGTTCTATATGTGTTTGGCCTGAAGACAAACCTGTTGAGTCTTGGGCAACTACTGCAAAAGGGATTTGTAATGACAATGGAGGACAATTGCCTCAAGGTATTTGACAGAAATCAGAAACTTGTCATTCAAGCAAATTTGTCTCAGAACAGGACGTTTCAAATTGGGATGAACATTCTAAAGCACCAGTGCTTTGCAACCTCGAAGAATAAGGAGGAATAG